The Maridesulfovibrio bastinii DSM 16055 genome segment CTTGGCAGGGACTTCCGGTACACTTTGGGGAGCAGCTGGTCTGATAGTTTTGATACAAACATTAAAGGTTCAACAAGAAGGGATAGAGCAGCAAAGAGAGCTTTCAAACCAACAGTCTTTTGAGACAACTTTTTTCAATTTTCTAAACAGATATAATGAACTTCAAAAAAGCATAGATTTTAACAAAATAGATCCCTTAAAAAAATGGAGCTATAATTGTGCAAAATATGGATTTAATCATTATAAATTATCCTCTGAAGAAATTCACGAGGAAGATTTAATATACCCTGACGACCCACGAGTAGACTATGAATTCTATAAAACTGGAGATAGTTATCTGAAAGAAGAATTTGAAAAAATGACAGAGGGAATGCGAGAATGCCAATACCGAATAGATAATGATTTGAATTCATTATATATTCTTTTTTTTCAGATTATCTCAGCATTAGAAAAATATAACAGAGAAAAACCATACTATACAAATATACTATCAGGATACATTCCATGGTATGAATTTAGATTTATTTTTTATTGGGCATATGTAAAAAAAAATTATTCAAATGAACACTACATACTAATTAGAAACAACATACCTATCCAAATAAATTACCTTTATTCTCCAGAACATGCAAAGTTGTTTCCAACAGCGCGAAAATAAAAAGCCCCTCACCCTAAATCTTTTATACACACAAAAACACACAAACTCTTGACATATACCCAATCTAATGTGTATCTATACACACATGGATAGCAAAGAAATAATTTCGCTATTGAAAAAGGCCGGCTGGTACAAAGTGGCTACAAAAGGAAGTCACTGGCAATTTAAACATCCTGACAAACCCGGCAGGGTAACGGTGCCACACCCAAAAAAAGAATTTCCTGTTGGAACTTTGAAATCTATAGAAAAACAGTCCGGGTTGAAAATACTATAAGGCGGGGGCGAAAGCCCCCAGCCAGAAGATATAAAAAGGGAAAAACAAAAGGAGTTAGCTATGGCAACTTATTACGCTGTAATCCATAAGGACAAGGATTCGGATTACGGTGTGTCCTTTCCAGATGTCCCCGGTTGTATTTCAGCTGGGTCTACTTTGGAAGAGGCAGAGGTTATGGCAAAAGAAGCGTTGGCATTTCATATTGACGGAATGAAGGAAGACGGCGAAAAAATTCCCGCTCCGACTACTGATTTTAAGGCCGTGTATGAAGAGTATTGCAACGATAAAGACTTTCATAGCCTTATGCTTGTAACCCTGCAAGAAAAGGTAAAAAAGGTAAGAGTTAACATTAGCGTACCGGAACAAGATCTAAAATTAATCGATACTGTAGCAGATAAGCACGGAATGGATAGATCTGCTTTCCTCGTGCTGGCTGCCAAAAAAATCGTAACTGGTAGTTGTGAACTTTAATTAAATGGAGGATTTGTATTGAAGTGAACGAATAAAAAAAGTTAATTAATAAAAAATATAGAAAATTAAATCCCCGGTACTGAATTTCAGTACCGGGGGTAATTTACTATGAATTTTATTTCCATTGAAACTTACGTATAAGCCCCCTAAATTGACCCCAATTACCTGTAAGGTGACAATAACGCCCAGCAACTATGCCGGGAGAAATTCCGAGATTTTTAGCTAGTACGATTATATTGTCTTTTGATCTAGCTCTTCTTATTTTTAAGTTATACTTTTTAGGAATAAGAAAATCAGCAGCGAACTCATCTGCCCTCTTTTCTTGCGGGTCATCATCCCGATTCTCGTTGCTATTAATCAACATATCCTTTTTAGAATCATGTAATACGTGAGAAGCTTCATGAAAAAATGAAAACCAAAAAATATCTTCTCCTTTCCCTCTAAGTGAAAGTAAAATCATGGCCTTATCTTTAGTTAACCATTTGGTGGCACCATTCCACGGAACTTTCTTCATTTCAGGAACAAGGGCAACAGCAACACCTGCATCAGCACAAAGCTCCTTAAGCTTATGTACAAAGTCAGCATCTAAAGTTGTCAAGCATCTAATTTTTTGAAGGTTTTCAATAAACAGTTGTCGATTATATGGAGAACAATGAATTTCCAAAGCCTGTAGTTCTCCCTGCCTAATCCATGCTGAAGCAGGCCCTGGCTGAGAATCAAAACAGGAAGATCTACGAGCAGCAACTGCAGGAGTCAGCCAAAAATCCTTCCAAGCAGATACGCTTGCCACTCCATAAAACCTCAAAACTTCATGCAAATTATCAACTTTATTCTTCGTAAGTTTAATAAAACCTCTATCAGCTAATTCCTTTACAGGAATTGTCTTAAGCCAATCAATATCAGCCTCGCGTTGTTTCTTGGCTTCAAGTTTAGCTACTCTTTCTCTATAATTACTTTCGAGCTTATTCCAAAACCCGGCAGCTACACCTGTAACCAGTTCCAGTTTATTTGCCGTTTCATATGTTATAGGCTGTCTATCTTTTATTATTCGATTTAAACTTTGAACAGTCATGCCGAGTCTTAAGGCAAAATCTTTCTGTGACATGCCAAGCGACTCCTGCACCTCCAGAAGAGTTACTCCAGGAGGCACGGCATAATCAGGATCAAACCCATATTTTTTTTGTGCTATCATCCTACCACCCTCCATCAGTTTTGATGGGTGTCTTCAATTTCTATAATTTCAATTTCAGACACCTGGCTTTTGTCGATACCACCATTCTCAAGTAGTGGCACAGGATCATCCGCAGGGATAAAAAGCAACCTGTAAGGATAATCCAAATCAACTGAAAACTGCCCTTTACGGTTATTAGTCAGTTCATGACATCTAGGCGGTGGCAAATGAGAAATTTGATCCAGATTTTCGGCTGCATCCAGCTCATTCAATCTCTGCATTAATTTCATCGCCTTAACCTGACCGTATGCCTTCAGCATTTTTGCCTGGCATGAACAGTTTTTCTGCAGTTTCTTTGTTTTAAAATATATAATCATTAATTGAACTTTGTTAATTTTAATTAACACACTATTTTAATAAAAAAACAATTACAACAAGTCAATACACTCAATATATTGAATTAACTTCACTTTATATAAATCACCTTCTGACTAAGCAAATTACTTAAAATCAAAATCAACCAAAGGTCAACAAAGTATACAAAACTCCAGCACTGAATTTCAGTACCGGGGTTAATTTCAACAGAAATCAATATCTTCTGGTTTATAATTAAAAATATCACCATCAAAGGAGACAGACACTTTTGGATTGTCATTATAGTTTATCAGTTTACTCACCTCTCCAATCTTATCGAAATTAGGCTTATCTTTATTCACAACAATGACTTCATCTCCGATCTTGTAGGGCTTCCCGTATCGGTTCAAAACAACATTCTTCATAGCTGTCATACGACCTCCTGTTTCCAGAATATTATATATATGTTCAAAATGAAGTGACCTAAGTAACCTGGCTTTTTTTAAAAACACAAGACACTAATATTATTGATATTTTTTACAAGTTTTAGGTCACACTCTAAAAGTGACCTAAAGTGACCCAAAAGCACAAAAACGACATAAACATCTGTTTTACATATTAAAAATTAAGTGACCTAAGTCACTCCATTTTACTGTTTTTAGTGACCTTATGAAGTGACCCAAGTCACCTTTAGGTCACTTAAAAAGTAGTATAAAAAGTGACCTGAATTTTAACAAAATAGTTAGTATTTATAGAAAGTTAATAATACAAGTATAGTTTAGGTCACTTAAGTCACATACTTTTGAACACATATAAGAAGTTCTGAGCTGTCCCCAAATTGGGGTCAAAAAAAATTGAGAATTCCGGAGAAACTTTTTCATTTAAGAAACTCCCATCTTCTTATGTTTTTTCCTGTCCATCTACTTTTACGGCTTACGTTTTTGCTTACAAGTTTATGCCTCCTGGATGTTGGTAATAAACTAAGCAACTCATTTTTATGAAAGCTCATACTCTCCCTTTGCGCGATGGATAAAAACTCAGGAATGGAGATAGCTATAACCGAAGGATCAGTGGAATGATTTAGTCTGCCTTCTTCACGGAAGGCTGCTTCTTCATTCAAATAATGGAAAGCATCCCAGAACTGTTCAACAATGGGATGATCTGCAGACAGACGGACTATTCGCTCTTTTGCTCTTTCCAAAAGGTAATCCGTGATTTCCCCCACTCTGACAGGTGTGAGCTGAGGAAACAAAATGGATAAAGCAGAACAGCAGGCTGCAACCTGTGCATGCGTTTTTGCTATGCGGGTATTCTCTTTTATGTGGGAAAGAAAAAAAGGCTCAATATGATCAAACTCGTCAAAATACTTTTTCAAAATTTGCTGTTCGGCCATCAAAGCCGCTTTCATGAACCCGCCCACTTCTTCCACTGTTTGAACAGTAAACCATCTGGCCAGCTTAATTGTTTCGTGGCTGTGGTGGGCTTTATCAACATGGCAATGGACTATACGCTGTAAAGTAGCTGTAGACGCATTAACTTCCGCATTCTGTGAAATCACCAGAGAGCTTTTAAATTTTGGCTCCTTAATCTCGTTTCCGTGGTTCTTCACAGCCGTAATTCCGGTTCCTCCGCCGTTGTAAAAAGGCTTAAATTCATCGAAATTAAATTGACTCTTACCATAACCTCGGTCCGTTCCATCGTCCCTGTCAGACTCAATCAAGACGGTGGGCATATTTGAGAGATTTGAAAAAGCTCTGCGCCGCCCAGCCTTGGTTGATTTCAAAGCATCAAAACCTTCATGGTCGTCCCTACCCAACAACCTCCATAAAAAATATAGAGCCGTGGACTTACCCGCCCCCGGTTCACCTGTGAATTCAAAAAAGGGAAAGTCCCCCTGCTTTTTCCGTATCTGCTGAACAAACAAAGATCCCAGCCAGAAGCCCAAAAGAGCCATACCAGGAAAGCTGAATACCCGCTGGTAACGATCCAGCCAGTCAGGTGAAAAACTATTATCTGTGGAAATATCCAATCCGGATAAATGAGGTCGAACCATTTCAGAGCCGATTTGATAATAGCCGTCTTCGTGTCTAGCTATCTGCTTGCCTCTGAAATAAGCATAGTCCTTAAATATATAAGCGTTGATATCTTCAACGTATCCATAATAATCAATGCTGCGAATACTCTTGCCCTGTGCGGCAATCATCCATTTCTTTTTCAACTTCTTAAATTCTTTCTGTTCGCCGTCAAAATCAGCTCCGGGAGTCTTACCGTTCAGAGCCTTACAAAAGGCAGAGGCACTTTCCAGATCCCGCGCATCAAGTCGAATTGTTTTAGGAGGTCTATTCCTGAAATTAACCTTAAAAACATAAAACTGTTTATCTTCGATAAGCTCGTCTGTCTCATGGAAAATAAACTCTGGATATACGTTGCAGATTAATTTGAAGTTGGCGTTTTTTTCAAAGAACTCAAATCCCTTTGGACTCAAAAGGAATTTTCTTTTGAGTAGATCATCTTTTCCCGGATCTTCGGAATCCTGCCCTTTTAGAGCTTCTTCTATGAGGGCTTCTTCAAACTCAGCGTCAACCCAGACCCTATACATATAGTTGTCATGAGGAATTATGAAATCCGTACTTCTCTGCTTATACTTGTAGTGGACATATCCTTTTTCCACTTCAGTCTCAGCTAAAAGCATTTCACCACGATAGCGACCCCAAAGAAAAATATTTCTACTAAGTTCTCCATTTATTGTTATCTTTCCATGCTTATGAAGATCGTCCCAGTCTTCCTTGCCATCAGGCAGAAGAACCACCTCATATTTTACCCCCAACTCTTTAAGTTTCTCTACGTGTTTACGGATTCCTTTTTGTCCGGCCTTATCCCCATCCAGAGCGAGCACCCAGACTATTTCCTTATTCTTGTGCTGATTGATAAAATTACTTGGAAAGTTATTGCAGCTGAAAGCGGCAGCCGCCTTGATACCGTGGTGGTACAAGGCTATAGCGTGGAAAATCCCTTCCACAATAAAACATTTATCCCCTTTCTTCAGGATCTGTCTCGGCGGGGTCCAGACATCACCTTTAAAGACGGAGCCGTCCGGCTTTCTGCGCCCACCGAAGTGGGCTTTCTTACCGGCCTTATCTGTCTTATCAATTATCCGTTCCCAGTATCTGGTGCGGCCTTCATCAAG includes the following:
- a CDS encoding type II toxin-antitoxin system HicA family toxin, which gives rise to MDSKEIISLLKKAGWYKVATKGSHWQFKHPDKPGRVTVPHPKKEFPVGTLKSIEKQSGLKIL
- a CDS encoding type II toxin-antitoxin system HicB family antitoxin; this translates as MATYYAVIHKDKDSDYGVSFPDVPGCISAGSTLEEAEVMAKEALAFHIDGMKEDGEKIPAPTTDFKAVYEEYCNDKDFHSLMLVTLQEKVKKVRVNISVPEQDLKLIDTVADKHGMDRSAFLVLAAKKIVTGSCEL
- a CDS encoding helix-turn-helix domain-containing protein yields the protein MIAQKKYGFDPDYAVPPGVTLLEVQESLGMSQKDFALRLGMTVQSLNRIIKDRQPITYETANKLELVTGVAAGFWNKLESNYRERVAKLEAKKQREADIDWLKTIPVKELADRGFIKLTKNKVDNLHEVLRFYGVASVSAWKDFWLTPAVAARRSSCFDSQPGPASAWIRQGELQALEIHCSPYNRQLFIENLQKIRCLTTLDADFVHKLKELCADAGVAVALVPEMKKVPWNGATKWLTKDKAMILLSLRGKGEDIFWFSFFHEASHVLHDSKKDMLINSNENRDDDPQEKRADEFAADFLIPKKYNLKIRRARSKDNIIVLAKNLGISPGIVAGRYCHLTGNWGQFRGLIRKFQWK
- a CDS encoding type II toxin-antitoxin system RelE/ParE family toxin, which produces MLKAYGQVKAMKLMQRLNELDAAENLDQISHLPPPRCHELTNNRKGQFSVDLDYPYRLLFIPADDPVPLLENGGIDKSQVSEIEIIEIEDTHQN
- a CDS encoding toprim domain-containing protein — encoded protein: MTKNNESFVPVDEIVRALVNDPVLQFKDRGSYLQEGVCPSCGKKELYTSKERPWVIECNRKNNCGASFKVSELVPELFTNFAERYQPTEKEPNRTADAYLALTRGFDLSKICGWYEQAACQIPNTNTYCTTVRFYLDEGRTRYWERIIDKTDKAGKKAHFGGRRKPDGSVFKGDVWTPPRQILKKGDKCFIVEGIFHAIALYHHGIKAAAAFSCNNFPSNFINQHKNKEIVWVLALDGDKAGQKGIRKHVEKLKELGVKYEVVLLPDGKEDWDDLHKHGKITINGELSRNIFLWGRYRGEMLLAETEVEKGYVHYKYKQRSTDFIIPHDNYMYRVWVDAEFEEALIEEALKGQDSEDPGKDDLLKRKFLLSPKGFEFFEKNANFKLICNVYPEFIFHETDELIEDKQFYVFKVNFRNRPPKTIRLDARDLESASAFCKALNGKTPGADFDGEQKEFKKLKKKWMIAAQGKSIRSIDYYGYVEDINAYIFKDYAYFRGKQIARHEDGYYQIGSEMVRPHLSGLDISTDNSFSPDWLDRYQRVFSFPGMALLGFWLGSLFVQQIRKKQGDFPFFEFTGEPGAGKSTALYFLWRLLGRDDHEGFDALKSTKAGRRRAFSNLSNMPTVLIESDRDDGTDRGYGKSQFNFDEFKPFYNGGGTGITAVKNHGNEIKEPKFKSSLVISQNAEVNASTATLQRIVHCHVDKAHHSHETIKLARWFTVQTVEEVGGFMKAALMAEQQILKKYFDEFDHIEPFFLSHIKENTRIAKTHAQVAACCSALSILFPQLTPVRVGEITDYLLERAKERIVRLSADHPIVEQFWDAFHYLNEEAAFREEGRLNHSTDPSVIAISIPEFLSIAQRESMSFHKNELLSLLPTSRRHKLVSKNVSRKSRWTGKNIRRWEFLK